One segment of Fibrobacter succinogenes DNA contains the following:
- a CDS encoding NAD(P)-dependent oxidoreductase has product MRVFVTGGTGFIGHYVVKALLEKGHEVVVATRHPNKVPTLRANANVSFVEAALTDFEKMGEGLVGCDACIHVALGWGDTPSAMLMNDTRATVILLEMSARAGCEKFIMTSSTSAMGRVRSEMRETTSNMPIDLYGATKAAGEAYVLGFSHGYGSQFPEVKMKRNIIRPGYTFGNPAFPDGCSQPDRRFFEMAYAVKENRDIHIIKNDGTQFIHASQQAQIYMKLLESDYNEEIFLGLGSEWISWKEIAQKMIALKPGCTSKIVETDMGWGEEPMLYDVQKIKDSFGLVFDAHDYLDDHIRWTFENV; this is encoded by the coding sequence ATGAGAGTCTTTGTTACGGGTGGTACGGGATTTATTGGTCATTACGTAGTGAAAGCTCTTTTGGAAAAGGGGCATGAGGTTGTTGTTGCCACACGCCATCCGAACAAGGTGCCTACATTGAGGGCAAATGCAAATGTTTCGTTTGTCGAAGCGGCATTGACGGATTTTGAAAAAATGGGCGAGGGCCTGGTTGGCTGTGATGCTTGCATTCATGTAGCTTTGGGTTGGGGCGATACCCCGAGTGCCATGCTCATGAACGATACACGTGCTACGGTTATTCTTTTGGAAATGTCTGCTCGTGCTGGTTGTGAAAAGTTTATCATGACAAGTAGTACGTCTGCGATGGGGCGCGTTCGTTCTGAAATGCGCGAAACGACAAGCAACATGCCGATAGATTTGTATGGTGCAACGAAGGCAGCCGGCGAAGCTTATGTGCTTGGCTTTAGTCATGGTTACGGCAGCCAGTTCCCTGAAGTCAAGATGAAGCGTAATATCATTCGTCCGGGTTATACGTTTGGCAACCCGGCGTTCCCCGATGGCTGTTCGCAGCCGGATCGCCGCTTCTTCGAAATGGCTTACGCAGTCAAGGAAAATCGTGACATCCATATCATCAAGAATGACGGAACGCAGTTTATTCATGCTTCGCAGCAGGCTCAAATTTATATGAAATTGCTGGAGTCCGATTACAATGAAGAAATTTTCCTCGGCCTCGGTTCAGAATGGATTAGCTGGAAAGAAATTGCACAGAAGATGATTGCCCTCAAGCCGGGCTGTACGTCCAAAATTGTGGAAACCGATATGGGTTGGGGCGAAGAACCGATGCTTTACGATGTCCAGAAAATCAAGGATAGCTTTGGACTTGTGTTTGATGCCCATGACTATTTGGACGATCACATCCGCTGGACATTCGAAAATGTATAA
- a CDS encoding geranylgeranylglycerol-phosphate geranylgeranyltransferase yields MRSTLHTLFKMVRPINIVIAITTLIVGYILLHDIPSIPILIIQALGFAAAIGFANIENDVLDLPSDKINRPERPLVTGEIKIRDARRAWKALAIFTLLCGLTNTIIECVKFMGIVKDWDHALTFGWMGAVILTFPLWFFAGLCALLITYNRKLKRTPLVKNMTVGFLCATPLLFAVQYYFNFSGRAYPDEHMWAIVPAIPFAFLLTTAREIYKDLEDKTGDRKAGIMTFPLIAGGKKSRRLAGVLIILSWLALPIPVYFMDQIYQFNYPPLFLIITGITLTPCFAIAIISAHRKNYHRAQSIIKVAMVLGLIALIACR; encoded by the coding sequence ATGCGATCTACACTACATACTCTATTCAAGATGGTTCGTCCCATCAACATTGTGATAGCTATCACAACACTCATCGTGGGCTACATTTTGCTTCACGATATCCCCTCCATCCCCATTCTTATTATACAAGCATTGGGATTTGCAGCAGCAATCGGTTTCGCCAACATCGAGAACGACGTTCTTGATTTACCAAGCGACAAGATAAACCGCCCTGAGCGACCGCTTGTCACTGGCGAAATAAAAATTAGAGACGCCAGAAGGGCATGGAAAGCTCTTGCGATATTCACGCTTCTTTGCGGTCTTACCAATACCATTATTGAATGCGTCAAATTTATGGGGATTGTCAAAGATTGGGACCACGCCCTCACATTCGGCTGGATGGGTGCCGTCATCTTAACATTCCCGCTGTGGTTCTTCGCAGGGCTCTGCGCATTGCTCATCACCTACAACCGCAAGCTCAAGCGCACTCCACTCGTCAAAAACATGACTGTCGGTTTTCTCTGCGCCACTCCGCTACTCTTTGCAGTACAATATTACTTCAACTTCTCCGGACGCGCTTATCCAGATGAACACATGTGGGCCATCGTCCCGGCAATTCCGTTTGCTTTCCTACTCACAACTGCTCGCGAAATATATAAGGATCTCGAAGACAAGACTGGCGACCGCAAGGCTGGCATCATGACGTTCCCGCTTATCGCCGGCGGCAAGAAATCTCGCCGACTTGCAGGAGTCCTTATAATCCTCTCCTGGCTTGCACTTCCGATTCCCGTTTATTTCATGGACCAGATTTACCAATTCAATTACCCGCCTTTATTCCTCATTATCACGGGTATCACACTCACTCCATGTTTTGCCATAGCAATCATTAGCGCCCACCGTAAGAATTACCATCGTGCACAGTCTATTATAAAAGTTGCAATGGTCTTGGGATTAATAGCCTTAATTGCTTGCCGCTAA
- the rsgA gene encoding ribosome small subunit-dependent GTPase A has product MRSNDFDSLENEDAPLKSVRTSRREHRSRRIDVMRELESGVVDERPIKERFSREFKKAKIKRIKNPVENIGEENCVEGLVLEVHRRTCEVRLDERTELRSYRLEMKDYNQNENSLSSLVFPPQIEATSLPISDFLPSTVTAMYRATTSKTLGEFPAVGDRVLLGLVNDGDDEGDGVGSQKYCVVRVLPRKSELKRPGPRDSFYKQQTLAANIDQVVIVASVTQPDFNYGFMDRFLLAANLNDLPFVLVLTKMDLLPNGEADLSSDIRDFMKIVDKVIPVSVKSGDGLEVLRNELVGKSSVFSGMSGVGKSTLINELVPDAELRTGDVRERDGKGRHTTTSSSLFDFPGGGYVIDTPGIRSIGLMDLEPETLAKIFPGFFDDDHFTCKFSNCKHLKEPGCAVRAAVESGKISEARYASYVRILNSGK; this is encoded by the coding sequence ATGCGAAGTAACGATTTTGATTCTCTCGAAAATGAAGATGCTCCGTTGAAGAGCGTTCGTACGTCGCGGCGCGAACACAGAAGCCGCCGTATTGACGTGATGCGGGAATTGGAATCGGGGGTGGTGGATGAACGCCCGATTAAGGAACGTTTCAGCCGCGAATTCAAAAAGGCAAAAATCAAGCGCATCAAGAATCCGGTCGAAAATATCGGTGAAGAAAATTGCGTGGAAGGCCTCGTGCTCGAAGTGCACCGCCGCACCTGCGAAGTGCGGTTAGACGAGAGAACGGAGCTTCGCTCCTACAGACTAGAGATGAAAGATTATAATCAGAATGAAAACTCTCTCTCGTCTCTCGTCTTTCCACCCCAAATCGAAGCAACCTCACTTCCTATTTCCGACTTCCTACCGTCTACTGTAACAGCCATGTACCGTGCGACGACGTCCAAGACGCTTGGGGAATTCCCTGCGGTGGGCGACCGTGTTTTGCTTGGACTTGTGAACGATGGCGATGATGAAGGCGACGGTGTCGGTTCGCAGAAGTATTGCGTTGTGCGTGTGCTCCCGCGAAAGAGCGAACTCAAGCGCCCGGGACCGCGCGATAGCTTTTACAAGCAGCAGACGCTTGCGGCCAACATCGACCAAGTTGTGATTGTCGCCAGCGTGACTCAGCCGGATTTCAACTACGGCTTCATGGACCGCTTTTTGCTTGCCGCCAACTTGAACGACTTGCCATTTGTGCTGGTGCTTACCAAAATGGACTTGCTCCCGAATGGCGAAGCTGACCTTTCAAGCGACATCCGCGACTTTATGAAAATCGTCGACAAGGTGATTCCCGTGAGCGTTAAAAGTGGCGATGGTCTTGAAGTCTTGCGCAATGAACTGGTCGGGAAGTCTTCAGTGTTTAGCGGAATGAGTGGTGTAGGCAAATCGACGCTCATTAACGAACTTGTTCCCGATGCCGAACTGCGTACGGGGGATGTCCGTGAACGCGACGGCAAAGGTCGCCATACGACGACGTCTTCGAGCTTGTTTGATTTTCCCGGTGGCGGTTACGTCATTGACACTCCGGGCATCCGAAGCATAGGCCTCATGGATTTGGAACCGGAAACGCTTGCCAAAATTTTTCCGGGATTTTTTGATGACGACCACTTTACATGCAAGTTTAGCAACTGCAAACATCTCAAGGAACCGGGTTGCGCGGTGCGTGCTGCCGTGGAATCGGGTAAAATTTCTGAAGCGCGTTATGCAAGTTACGTACGAATCTTAAATTCAGGAAAATAG
- a CDS encoding nicotinate-nicotinamide nucleotide adenylyltransferase: MKNVAVLGGAFDPVHKDHMRVARTCLDRGFCDEVWFMPSPDRWDKTLNASPEDRFAMLELAFSGDKRLVLSDLEIQQGDYRGSYVFLMSLKEKFPDINFRLLTGADTYEGIPHWRDPLNFYGTNYNGHLLLRDIELIVFARNGYPQPDVEQHNRKGYAPLYWLGPEQGFNGVYSSTAIRRELLLNRSVCPQGLEPSVYDYIIKHDLYRE; encoded by the coding sequence ATGAAGAATGTTGCTGTTTTAGGTGGTGCTTTTGACCCAGTCCATAAAGACCACATGCGTGTGGCTAGAACTTGTCTGGATCGTGGATTTTGTGATGAAGTTTGGTTTATGCCGAGCCCCGATCGTTGGGATAAGACGCTGAATGCAAGCCCCGAAGACCGCTTTGCCATGCTCGAACTTGCATTTTCGGGGGACAAGCGATTGGTGCTTTCGGACTTGGAAATTCAGCAAGGCGATTACCGCGGTTCTTACGTTTTCTTGATGAGCCTCAAGGAAAAATTTCCGGATATCAATTTCCGCTTGCTGACCGGAGCCGACACTTACGAAGGCATTCCGCATTGGCGCGACCCGCTTAATTTTTACGGAACGAACTACAATGGTCATTTGTTGCTCCGCGATATTGAATTGATCGTGTTTGCCCGTAACGGCTACCCGCAACCGGATGTAGAACAACATAATCGTAAAGGGTATGCTCCGCTTTATTGGCTTGGGCCCGAACAGGGCTTTAACGGCGTTTATTCGAGCACGGCTATTCGCAGGGAACTTTTGCTGAATCGTAGCGTTTGTCCGCAAGGACTGGAACCCTCGGTCTATGATTATATCATCAAGCACGATTTGTACAGGGAATAA
- a CDS encoding RluA family pseudouridine synthase, with product MGKAPSDMFFESEVRPEYEGRLLLDSLSDRFTYHSREDWIDRLSRGLVTINGVVANVETIAHRGDKVVYHVENYSEPEVPTDFETVFEDDEFILVAKPAGVPVHHTGRIFYNTFAAIIRREFDSETATPMHRLDRDTGGLILFARYGETAARFQKNLDRILLRKFYLAVVRGKFPEGEVECHMPLREDPEDPIRLRMHHREGGKECFTRFKLVRHLDCPEIAPELSLVEAELITGRKHQIRAHLAEMGYPIVGDRLYYRDGEFYQKLAQGGELTDEDLKVLGARNQMLFAYKVELQLPYWNEPRTFESHAFPADMAKVLAE from the coding sequence ATGGGCAAGGCTCCATCGGACATGTTCTTTGAAAGCGAGGTGCGTCCGGAATACGAAGGGCGCCTTTTGCTTGATTCCCTCAGCGACCGCTTCACGTATCACAGCCGCGAAGACTGGATTGACCGCTTGTCGCGCGGGCTCGTGACGATTAATGGGGTTGTAGCGAATGTGGAAACGATTGCGCATCGCGGCGACAAGGTTGTGTATCACGTCGAAAATTACAGCGAGCCCGAAGTCCCGACGGATTTCGAAACCGTTTTTGAAGACGATGAATTTATTCTAGTTGCAAAGCCTGCGGGTGTTCCTGTGCACCATACGGGCCGCATTTTCTACAATACGTTTGCTGCAATTATCCGCCGTGAATTTGATTCTGAAACGGCAACTCCTATGCATCGCCTGGACCGCGATACGGGTGGACTTATCTTGTTTGCAAGGTATGGCGAAACGGCTGCTCGATTCCAGAAAAATCTCGACCGCATTTTGCTCCGCAAGTTCTACCTTGCTGTGGTGCGCGGAAAATTTCCAGAAGGTGAAGTTGAATGCCATATGCCATTGCGCGAAGATCCGGAAGACCCAATCCGCTTACGCATGCACCACCGTGAAGGTGGCAAGGAATGTTTTACGCGCTTTAAGCTCGTGCGTCATTTGGATTGCCCGGAAATTGCCCCCGAACTTTCTCTTGTCGAAGCGGAACTCATTACGGGCCGTAAGCACCAGATTCGCGCCCACCTCGCTGAGATGGGTTACCCGATTGTGGGCGACCGCTTGTACTATCGTGATGGTGAATTTTATCAGAAGCTCGCGCAGGGTGGAGAACTCACTGACGAAGACTTGAAGGTGTTGGGTGCACGAAACCAAATGCTTTTTGCATACAAGGTCGAACTCCAGCTCCCGTATTGGAACGAACCGCGCACCTTCGAAAGCCACGCGTTCCCTGCTGATATGGCTAAAGTGCTTGCGGAATAA
- a CDS encoding DUF3450 family protein, protein MNFSFLPKVLLCLGLSGVFAVAQETVESVRRQIKAVEAETAREKSMHDAEKKRHAEFVEVGRKKVQNLSAQNKTLKAEIDSLKVELKKISNARAKTNGSIRYFEGRKTKYADSLATVIDSLVPFFESDFPYRTDEAVKNIQEIASMLHKGVIETDDALNRTMEVFYDRIRLGYTTEVWKGFLQVDTRNVAGTYLRYGAVASIFVSNDGNDVLFLTRNGAGYAWKNVSEDLTMRTILKDVMKVAEGKTAPRLVTIPVSFPKEAN, encoded by the coding sequence ATGAATTTTTCATTCCTTCCTAAAGTATTGTTGTGTCTAGGGCTATCGGGCGTTTTTGCCGTGGCTCAAGAAACGGTCGAAAGCGTTCGCCGCCAAATCAAGGCGGTTGAAGCCGAAACGGCCCGCGAAAAATCAATGCACGACGCCGAAAAAAAGCGCCATGCCGAATTCGTCGAAGTCGGTCGCAAAAAAGTGCAGAACCTCTCGGCGCAGAATAAGACCTTGAAGGCCGAAATTGATTCGCTCAAGGTCGAACTCAAGAAGATTTCGAATGCGCGCGCCAAAACAAATGGCTCGATCCGTTATTTTGAAGGTCGCAAGACGAAGTACGCAGACTCGCTTGCTACCGTTATCGATTCGCTTGTGCCGTTCTTCGAATCGGATTTCCCGTACCGCACGGATGAGGCTGTCAAGAACATTCAAGAAATCGCAAGCATGCTGCACAAGGGCGTTATCGAAACGGATGATGCTTTGAACCGTACGATGGAAGTCTTTTACGACCGCATCCGCCTGGGTTACACCACCGAAGTTTGGAAGGGCTTTTTGCAGGTGGATACACGCAACGTGGCAGGAACGTATTTGCGTTACGGCGCAGTCGCTTCGATTTTCGTGAGCAACGACGGTAACGATGTCTTGTTCCTTACAAGAAATGGAGCTGGCTACGCATGGAAGAACGTTTCCGAAGACCTCACAATGCGCACCATCCTCAAGGATGTGATGAAAGTCGCCGAAGGCAAAACCGCCCCGAGACTTGTAACCATCCCAGTCTCTTTCCCGAAGGAGGCTAACTAA
- a CDS encoding MotA/TolQ/ExbB proton channel family protein, with translation MIFRRKTKDERMSFSSPSFSTEGRESIISRNTLVTGSSARLLLPLVVAAFAIFAPASYAQQNMTVDAVKKRAELNSAKADLEEARRKRDMAVAARWKDRETFNKERELFNDKYQLGKERVDALMSERTRLLEDVRVAREDLAQVKLQAEKARAEYLSLAAGPERLEMLAKFQEQGVPFKVAERVEAQNKVKKEMGLYRDNPLRIARAMLDVAKKEMKFTREVRTEKADLMFGSSVAEGDRMRLGGLFAMQMAKVTDVNGFHPSALMLPVAGEKKRVYSWQENLTPEMRKDVAKAFAGANDSAFVMVPVDVLLSTELSSELANHQETTWKEDFAEFFHNGGILMYPIATLFILGIIIFLVRFVWLIVLGFGGRSARAATKALAAGDVKLATAESVKARGEVGKVLRSVLGKNFKDRASAEKSLEVLFAGEVPKLEMGLSWISVFAATAPLLGLLGTVMGMIELFNVITMHGTSDPKLLAGGISIALVTTEAGLIVAIPLQLLHTLLVNISDMVRTRMEKTGLAVLNAIWIKEK, from the coding sequence ATGATTTTTAGACGAAAGACGAAAGACGAAAGAATGTCATTTAGTAGCCCGTCATTCTCGACCGAAGGGAGGGAATCCATTATTTCTCGTAATACACTTGTGACGGGGTCCAGTGCACGTCTCCTTTTACCTCTTGTAGTAGCTGCATTTGCAATTTTTGCTCCGGCTTCTTACGCTCAGCAGAACATGACTGTCGATGCCGTCAAGAAGCGCGCCGAACTCAACAGTGCCAAGGCCGACCTCGAAGAAGCTCGCCGCAAGCGCGATATGGCAGTGGCTGCCCGCTGGAAAGACCGCGAAACGTTCAACAAGGAACGCGAACTCTTTAACGACAAGTATCAGCTCGGCAAGGAACGCGTGGACGCCTTGATGTCCGAACGCACCCGCTTGCTCGAAGACGTACGTGTGGCTCGTGAAGATTTGGCTCAGGTCAAATTGCAGGCCGAAAAGGCTCGTGCTGAATACCTCTCGCTTGCTGCTGGCCCGGAACGTTTGGAAATGCTTGCCAAGTTCCAGGAACAGGGCGTGCCGTTCAAGGTGGCTGAACGCGTCGAAGCGCAGAACAAGGTCAAGAAGGAAATGGGCCTTTACAGGGATAATCCGCTCCGCATTGCCCGTGCGATGCTCGATGTTGCTAAAAAAGAAATGAAGTTTACGCGTGAAGTTCGCACCGAAAAGGCGGATCTCATGTTCGGTAGTTCCGTTGCCGAAGGCGACCGCATGCGTTTGGGCGGCCTCTTTGCCATGCAGATGGCGAAAGTTACCGATGTGAATGGTTTCCATCCGTCGGCTTTGATGCTCCCGGTTGCAGGTGAAAAGAAGCGCGTTTATAGCTGGCAAGAAAATCTCACGCCCGAAATGCGCAAGGATGTGGCCAAGGCTTTTGCTGGCGCAAACGATTCTGCTTTCGTGATGGTGCCGGTTGATGTGCTCCTCAGTACGGAACTTTCGAGCGAACTTGCAAACCATCAGGAAACCACGTGGAAAGAAGACTTTGCCGAATTCTTCCACAACGGCGGCATCTTGATGTACCCGATTGCAACGCTCTTTATCCTCGGTATTATCATATTCCTCGTGCGCTTTGTATGGCTTATTGTGCTTGGCTTTGGTGGCCGTAGCGCTCGTGCTGCAACAAAGGCGCTCGCTGCTGGCGACGTGAAGCTTGCGACTGCAGAATCCGTGAAGGCCCGCGGCGAAGTGGGCAAGGTGCTGCGTTCCGTTTTGGGCAAGAATTTCAAGGACCGCGCAAGTGCTGAAAAGTCCCTCGAAGTCCTGTTCGCAGGTGAAGTGCCGAAGCTTGAAATGGGCCTCAGCTGGATTTCCGTGTTTGCGGCAACGGCTCCGCTCCTTGGTCTCTTGGGTACCGTTATGGGTATGATCGAACTCTTTAACGTGATTACCATGCATGGTACTAGCGACCCGAAACTTTTGGCTGGCGGTATTTCCATTGCCCTCGTGACGACGGAAGCGGGCCTTATCGTCGCTATCCCGCTGCAACTTTTGCACACGCTCCTCGTGAACATTTCGGATATGGTTCGTACCCGCATGGAAAAGACGGGCCTTGCTGTGCTCAACGCAATCTGGATTAAGGAAAAGTAA
- a CDS encoding MotA/TolQ/ExbB proton channel family protein, with translation MDEYSVIEATMSILLRGGWVLLPLFLIGWLGWFLMFERYGYYLMLKGRSTSTFFKDLDAFGEEAAFARLKKRRFGYFLALVENIREYRKDGPVAVRNAMLATRHNLDVSLSKSLKTIATCASIAPLLGLLGTVSGMVHTFETIQKFGFGNPVLLADGISEALLTTQAGLLVAFPLMLVYNYLESRVDSIGDYAWGEALKYEERCFAKEVE, from the coding sequence ATGGACGAATATTCCGTCATCGAAGCGACCATGAGCATCCTGCTGCGCGGCGGCTGGGTGTTGCTTCCGTTGTTCCTCATCGGGTGGCTTGGTTGGTTTTTGATGTTTGAACGTTACGGCTATTACTTGATGCTCAAGGGGCGTTCGACTTCGACGTTCTTCAAGGACTTGGATGCGTTTGGCGAAGAAGCTGCGTTTGCGCGATTGAAAAAGCGCCGCTTTGGGTATTTCCTTGCGTTGGTGGAAAATATTCGTGAGTACCGCAAAGACGGGCCTGTGGCGGTGCGTAATGCTATGCTTGCAACGCGCCATAATTTGGATGTAAGCCTTTCGAAATCGCTCAAGACTATTGCAACTTGTGCTTCAATTGCTCCCTTGCTTGGCCTCTTGGGAACCGTATCGGGCATGGTGCATACGTTCGAAACGATTCAAAAGTTCGGTTTTGGTAACCCGGTTTTGCTTGCGGATGGCATCTCCGAAGCTCTCCTCACGACGCAGGCGGGGCTTTTGGTGGCGTTCCCGCTGATGCTTGTTTATAACTATCTCGAAAGTCGAGTAGATTCTATTGGTGATTATGCCTGGGGCGAAGCGCTCAAGTACGAAGAACGCTGCTTTGCCAAGGAGGTTGAATGA
- a CDS encoding biopolymer transporter ExbD, with the protein MSFIRKRTRGSGGIDVSPMLDMVFILLIFFIVTSTFTRETGVDVTKPKASSAKELAKESILIGVTRQGTIHINETQVNLSTLQTVLRQMMAEAPDRPVIIVSDRDAPNGVVVDILDECNLAKVRKVSISANKEE; encoded by the coding sequence ATGAGTTTTATTCGTAAACGCACTCGTGGCTCTGGCGGCATTGATGTTTCGCCGATGCTCGACATGGTGTTCATCCTTTTGATCTTCTTTATCGTGACCTCTACGTTTACCCGCGAAACGGGCGTGGATGTGACAAAGCCGAAGGCTAGTTCTGCAAAGGAACTCGCTAAGGAAAGCATTTTGATTGGCGTGACCCGCCAAGGAACGATCCACATCAACGAAACCCAGGTGAATCTCTCGACGCTCCAGACCGTGCTCCGCCAGATGATGGCCGAAGCGCCGGACCGTCCGGTGATTATCGTAAGCGATCGCGATGCCCCCAACGGCGTTGTCGTTGACATCCTCGACGAATGCAACCTCGCCAAAGTCCGCAAAGTTTCCATCTCCGCGAATAAGGAGGAGTGA
- a CDS encoding energy transducer TonB gives MLDFCAKYFRFPVAFVLSFVVGAVFFLAIPVINVLFFDKGVKTEKPLETVTEVEVLVSEKKQEVKQKVIRTVTNPNPFKVSAHMGVSRSQNFQMDLSLARGAAGDGVAVDAGSMENVIYEAGEVDEQAQVLREIQPKFPERAKKMGVSGYVKVFIVIDVNGDVAQAQVLTQDPAGYGFDIEALKAIRQWKFSPAQLRGFPVAQKATKEFRFVK, from the coding sequence ATGCTTGATTTTTGTGCTAAATATTTCCGTTTTCCGGTGGCGTTCGTGCTCTCGTTTGTCGTGGGCGCGGTATTCTTCCTTGCAATTCCGGTCATCAATGTGTTGTTTTTTGACAAGGGCGTCAAGACGGAAAAGCCTTTGGAAACGGTAACCGAAGTCGAAGTGTTGGTGAGCGAAAAGAAGCAAGAAGTCAAGCAGAAGGTTATCCGCACGGTGACGAACCCGAATCCGTTCAAGGTCTCGGCGCACATGGGTGTTTCCCGTAGCCAGAATTTCCAAATGGACTTGTCACTGGCTCGCGGTGCCGCTGGCGATGGCGTTGCCGTAGATGCAGGCTCGATGGAAAACGTAATTTACGAAGCTGGCGAAGTGGATGAACAGGCTCAAGTGCTCCGTGAAATCCAGCCGAAATTCCCGGAACGTGCCAAGAAAATGGGCGTCTCGGGTTACGTGAAAGTATTTATTGTGATTGATGTGAACGGCGATGTGGCTCAGGCTCAGGTGCTGACGCAGGACCCGGCTGGCTATGGCTTTGATATCGAAGCGCTCAAGGCTATTCGCCAGTGGAAGTTCTCACCGGCGCAGTTACGCGGCTTCCCAGTAGCGCAGAAAGCTACAAAGGAGTTCCGTTTTGTTAAGTAA
- a CDS encoding lipopolysaccharide assembly protein LapB, translating into MKCLSQKGTSLRDCHSRLDRESPVPFAKKRFRLPTVYFLLLFFLALPLHAADDFFFKANELYDQGRYKESVKYYRAAIDDGRYEPFAWFNLGNALVQLGKKEVAMVAYKRTVELLPDFVKAWMLLGDLYYLAESPGDAIAAYNRAIELGTETDHIHFALAECYMKGSDWTLAQKHFERALALNPDRMDAWYGLAEVYEKLGDYEYAVKTLKNALQMTATAGADVHYTLSYYYRSMDSTRLALNEMENGIMMDPENVSARRYLAQMYVKNESPWMAIFTLEEGLRHKKGIADLNLDLGQIYFTQKRYDEAFECYMKAWRAGNSQGRIGAENVGHIFSNAGDTEKAEALYARIRDKK; encoded by the coding sequence ATGAAATGTTTATCTCAGAAAGGAACGTCTTTAAGAGACTGTCATTCCCGACTTGATCGGGAATCTCCTGTTCCTTTTGCAAAGAAACGCTTCCGACTTCCTACAGTCTACTTCCTACTGCTCTTTTTTCTTGCACTCCCGTTGCATGCTGCTGACGATTTCTTCTTCAAGGCGAACGAACTTTACGACCAAGGGCGTTACAAGGAATCGGTGAAGTATTATCGAGCCGCAATTGACGATGGACGCTATGAACCGTTTGCGTGGTTCAACTTGGGCAATGCCCTTGTGCAGCTTGGCAAAAAAGAAGTCGCGATGGTGGCGTACAAGCGTACTGTCGAACTGCTCCCGGATTTCGTGAAGGCTTGGATGCTTCTCGGCGACCTCTATTATCTTGCTGAATCTCCGGGTGATGCCATTGCTGCCTACAACCGTGCTATTGAACTCGGGACGGAAACGGACCACATCCATTTTGCCCTTGCGGAATGTTATATGAAGGGAAGCGACTGGACGCTTGCGCAAAAGCATTTTGAACGTGCGCTGGCGCTAAACCCGGACCGCATGGATGCTTGGTACGGCCTTGCCGAAGTCTATGAAAAGCTTGGCGATTACGAATATGCGGTGAAGACGCTCAAGAATGCGCTCCAGATGACAGCGACTGCTGGCGCCGATGTGCATTACACGCTTTCGTATTACTACCGCAGCATGGATTCCACGCGACTTGCCTTGAACGAAATGGAAAACGGCATCATGATGGATCCCGAAAATGTCTCGGCTCGCCGCTATCTTGCACAGATGTACGTCAAGAATGAATCCCCGTGGATGGCGATTTTCACGCTGGAAGAAGGACTCCGCCACAAGAAAGGCATCGCTGATTTGAACCTTGATTTAGGACAAATTTACTTTACGCAAAAACGCTACGACGAAGCTTTCGAATGCTACATGAAGGCATGGCGTGCCGGTAATTCTCAAGGCCGCATCGGTGCTGAAAACGTCGGCCACATATTCTCGAACGCCGGCGATACCGAAAAAGCCGAAGCCCTCTACGCCCGCATCCGCGATAAGAAGTAA